The Montipora foliosa isolate CH-2021 chromosome 1, ASM3666993v2, whole genome shotgun sequence genome has a window encoding:
- the LOC137981965 gene encoding uncharacterized protein, whose translation MANLLTGREDKSTSNTVKEINPLLVVRTEKFLGSGTFGNCYLAYYRGLLVTVKEFKSVKKWTTNDLKKEVRQEARMISYLGDHSGVPLLFGVITKSEPRRLITKFNGRKHRSLTLSSAIRKKNYLEKPGWLGVLMKVIEALAHIHSCGILHNDLKANNIVLEERENGSVNPVIIDFGKARFASDAKPAVAIPISKREEYQKRYPHIAPEIVCGTGMQSYKSDIFSFGRIAHTVLDLLPTATARSIKMAKSALNDDPEQRPSLKEVLTVL comes from the coding sequence ATGGCGAACCTGCTAACCGGCCGCGAAGACAAGTCGACGTCCAACACCGTTAAAGAGATCAATCCCTTGTTAGTAGTGCGGACAGAAAAGTTTCTTGGATCAGGAACATTTGGAAACTGTTATCTCGCTTATTACCGAGGTCTGCTCGTGACTGTAAAAGAGTTCAAGTCTGTGAAAAAATGGACCACTAACGACCTCAAAAAAGAAGTTCGCCAGGAAGCGAGGATGATCAGCTACCTCGGAGATCACAGCGGCGTGCCTTTGCTATTTGGTGTGATAACGAAGAGCGAGCCGCGTCGGCTTATTACAAAGTTTAATGGCCGAAAACATAGAAGCCTGACCTTGTCCAGTgccattagaaaaaaaaattatctggaaaaacctGGTTGGCTAGGTGTGTTGATGAAAGTCATCGAAGCTCTGGCGCACATACATTCGTGCGGTATCCTGCACAACGATTTAAAAGCGAACAACATCGTGCTCGAGGAACGAGAAAACGGGTCAGTAAACCCAGTAATAATAGATTTTGGCAAAGCACGCTTTGCGTCGGATGCAAAGCCTGCGGTGGCTATACCAATATCCAAAAGAGAGGAGTACCAGAAGCGCTACCCTCATATTGCACCCGAAATCGTGTGTGGAACTGGGATGCAAAGTTACAAATCAGACATCTTTTCATTTGGAAGAATCGCCCACACTGTGCTGGATTTGCTACCCACAGCAACTGCTCGATCAATTAAGATGGCCAAATCGGCTTTAAACGATGATCCTGAACAACGTCCCTCGTTAAAGGAAGTGCTTACCGTCCTTTAA
- the LOC137981970 gene encoding uncharacterized protein, translated as MAVSLAVFKTHCDLCPSEFNTTTALLRHREAKHIDAHSVTILPFYNGQEVIRLPPRIRRGQRSSSYKQWISGIVDSINSCLHPKAAGKWSRVERYYVPEEYVQILLADMPNAFMNSGREKRHLRPPVWREKSNVFHYRDHDLNDIVTALGQQSAVPLKLKKTYLGNTEVEERNKPQNAREALEAAKERAIIWWPELFSSTNHGKLTLRFYISKVQV; from the exons ATGGCTGTTTCTTTAGCTGTTTTTAAAACGCACTGCGATTTATGTCCGTCCGAATTTAATACCACTACTGCGTTACTTCGACACAGAGAGGCAAAACATATTGATGCGCATTCGGTGACAATTCTGCCGTTTTATAATGGTCAGGAGGTCATACGGCTTCCTCCAAGAATTAGAAGAGGGCAAAGGTCTTCAAGCTACAAACAGTGGATAAGTGGCATTGTGGACAGTATCAATTCCTGTCTACATCCAAAGGCCGCTG gtAAATGGAGTCGCGTTGAAAGGTACTACGTGCCGGAAGAGTACGTCCAAATTTTGTTGGCTGACATGCCAAATGCATTTATGAACAGCGGCAGAGAAAAGAGGCACCTACGTCCCCCCGTTTGGAGGGAGAAGTCGAATGTGTTCCACTACAGAGACCACGACCTAAATGATATTGTAACTGCCCTCGGTCAACAAAGTGCTGTTCCCTTAAAGCTTAAGAAAACTTACCTAGGAAACACGGAGGTAGAGGAAAGAAACAAACCGCAAAATGCTAGAGAAGCACTGGAGGCAGCCAAAGAGAGAGCAATAATCTGGTGGCCTGAACTGTTTTCGAGCACTAACCACGGAAAGTTGACACTCAGATTTTATATTTCAAAAGTGCAAGTTTGA